In one window of Xiphophorus hellerii strain 12219 chromosome 23, Xiphophorus_hellerii-4.1, whole genome shotgun sequence DNA:
- the LOC116714617 gene encoding LOW QUALITY PROTEIN: cilia- and flagella-associated protein 251-like (The sequence of the model RefSeq protein was modified relative to this genomic sequence to represent the inferred CDS: substituted 1 base at 1 genomic stop codon), with translation EKEEEEEEEEEEEEEEEQKEEEEEEEEEEEEEEEEKEEEEEEEEEEEEEEEEEEEDKEEEKEXEEEDKEEEEEEEEEEEEEEEEEEEDKEEEEEEEEEEEEEEEEEEEEDKEEEEEEEEEEEEEEEEEKEEEEEEEDKEEEEEEEEEDKEEEEEEEEEEEEDKEEEEEEEEEEEEEEEEEEEEEEEEEDKEEEEEEEEEEEEEEEEEEEEEKKEEEEEEEEDKEEEEEEEEEEEEEEEEEDSTDLRRRNEENRKKT, from the coding sequence gaaaaggaggaggaggaagaggaggaagaggaggaggaagaggaggaggaacaaaaggaggaggaggaagaggaggaggaggaggaagaagaggaggaggaagaaaaggaggaggaggaagaggaggaggaggaggaagaagaggaggaagaggaggaggaggaagacaaggaggaggagaaagagtaggaggaggaagacaaggaggaggaggaagaggaggaggaggaggaggaggaagaggaagaagaggaggaggaagacaaggaggaggaggaagaagaggaagaggaggaggaggaagaggaggaagaggaggaggaggaagacaaggaggaggaggaagaggaggaggaagaggaggaagaggaggaggaggaagaaaaggaggaggaggaagaggaggaagacaaggaggaggaggaagaggaggaggaggaagacaaggaggaggaggaggaagaggaagaagaggaggaggaagacaaggaggaggaggaggaagaggaggaggaggaggaagaagaggaagaggaggaggaggaagaggaggaggaagaggaagacaaggaggaggaggaagaagaggaggaagaggaggaggaagaagaggaagaggaggaggaggaagaaaagaaggaagaggaagaggaggaggaggaagacaaggaggaggaggaagaggaggaggaggaagaggaggaggaggaagaggaggaggattcAACAGATCTAAGGAGAAGAAacgaagaaaacagaaaaaaaacatga
- the neurog1 gene encoding neurogenin-1, which produces MDSVFSDTDTSCDLFPHTDDEDSVRGGSMRGASPPPDQPPPQQQKKRRRGRGRSDASAQVVKKSRRLKANDRERNRMHNLNDALDALRGVLPAFPDETKLTKIETLRFAHNYIWALSETIRIADLQAGRGGEPPPLRPAPSPASDGSAGRCWSSGGSSSSSSPTYCASSPGSPAAPDDLLPRDALFGFRSFATGIY; this is translated from the coding sequence aTGGACTCCGTGTTCTCCGACACCGACACCAGTTGCGACCTGTTCCCGCACACTGACGATGAGGACAGCGTGCGGGGCGGCAGCATGCGCGGCGCGTCCCCGCCGCCCGACCAGCCGCCGccgcagcagcagaagaagcgGCGGCGCGGCCGCGGCCGCAGCGACGCCAGCGCGCAGGTGGTGAAGAAGAGCAGGCGGCTGAAGGCCAACGACCGGGAGCGGAACCGCATGCACAACCTGAACGACGCGCTGGACGCGCTGCGGGGCGTCCTGCCCGCATTCCCGGACGAGACTAAACTCACCAAGATCGAGACTCTGCGCTTTGCGCACAACTACATCTGGGCTCTGTCCGAAACCATCCGCATCGCGGACCTGCAGGCGGGCCGCGGCGGGGAGCCGCCCCCGCTGCGGCCCGCCCCCAGCCCGGCCAGCGACGGCAGCGCCGGCCGCTGCTGGAGCTCCGGCggctcctcgtcctcctcctccccgACCTACTGCGCCTCCAGCCCGGGCAGCCCCGCCGCGCCGGACGACCTGCTGCCGCGGGACGCGCTGTTCGGCTTCCGTAGCTTCGCTACGGGCATCTACTGA
- the LOC116714615 gene encoding polyadenylate-binding protein-interacting protein 2 produces MKDPTIGTTSTPTGTGEVVLSSQFGSEEDPFAEYMWMENEEEFNRQVEEELWEEEFMERCFQQMLDEEEQWEWFIPSRDLPPGGVAQLQDQISLLVLDPDVHPDASDLEVVVRSSLNPNAKEFTPGIQKHNL; encoded by the exons ATGAAGGACCCGACCATCGGAACCACATCCACCCCCACCGGTACCGGAGAGGTCGTCCTCAGCAGCCAGTTCGGTTCCGAGGAGGATCCGTTTGCGGAGTACATGTGGATGGAGAACGAGGAGGAGTTCAACAGACAG gtggaggaggagctgtggGAGGAGGAGTTCATGGAGCGCTGCTTCCAGCAGATGCTGGATGAGGAGGAGCAGTGGGAGTGGTTCATCCCGTCCAGAGACCTCCCCCCCGGCGGCGTGGCTCAGCTGCAGGACCAGATCAgcctgctggttctggacccGGACGTTCACCCCGACGCCTCCGACTTGGAAGTGGTG gtGAGGAGCAGCCTGAATCCAAACGCCAAGGAATTCACTCCAGGGATCCAGAAGCACAACCTGTGA